The genomic interval ATCAGCTGGCCCACGAGGACTACCTCGTGGAGATCGAAGTCGACCTCGCGCTCACCGCGGCGGACGTCGACGCGATCGAACCGGACGGCGACGTGGTCCGGCGCGTCACGAGGTGACGGAGAGTCCTCTCTGCCGGCGGGCGATCGTCAGCCGTACAGCCGTTCGACGAGCGCGCCGAGGAGCTTGTTCTCGGCCCGACGGAGGTGCTCCTCGAACGTGCGGCGGTCGATGCCGAGCTCGGTGCCGAGTTCGGTCGTCGTCGTTCCACGGGGAATGGCGTAGTAGCCGGCCTCGTGGGCGGCGACGATCGCCTCGCGCTGTCGATCCGAGAGCGTCGGGATCGCCGAGTGCAAGGAGAGCAGCGGGTGTTCTCGATCGATCGTCGTGGTCTCGCGCTTCGAGCGCACCGTCACCCGGTATCGCTCGTTGATCTCGCGGTAGAACGCCGTCAGGTTGGCGGGATCGAGCGCGAACACCCGACAGAGCTTCGCGCCGCGCTCGTAGCGCAGTGGCGGCAGGAGGAGGCACTCGGTGGCCGCGAGGTGTGTCTCGACGTTGTCCTGTGTGTGGGGCTTCAGACACTCGTCGGTGACGACGACGTACTCACTGCCCTCGGTGATCGTGTCCCTGACGCCGACGGCCGCCTCGATCTCCCCTCTGACCGCTTCGTTCGCGTCGTTTCCG from Halococcus agarilyticus carries:
- a CDS encoding helix-turn-helix domain-containing protein, with protein sequence MYEALFEISGGVAYEDATQGTDAKIELWCNDHCDLLHVGNDANEAVRGEIEAAVGVRDTITEGSEYVVVTDECLKPHTQDNVETHLAATECLLLPPLRYERGAKLCRVFALDPANLTAFYREINERYRVTVRSKRETTTIDREHPLLSLHSAIPTLSDRQREAIVAAHEAGYYAIPRGTTTTELGTELGIDRRTFEEHLRRAENKLLGALVERLYG